One Beggiatoa leptomitoformis DNA segment encodes these proteins:
- a CDS encoding respiratory chain complex I subunit 1 family protein, protein MFDVLTWFIAGLQTLLFIAFAPLLLGWIKANKCLLQNRKPPVLWQPYRDLYKLFRKESIVAEQASWIFRAAPYIVFGTTVLAAGVVPLLATDLPTAALADVIVLVGFFALARFFMALAAMDIGTAFGGMGASREMTLSSLTEPAMLMAVFTLAMTASTTNISTTIDFILSDGLVLRPSFFFVLLGLMMVAIAETGRIPIDNPATHLELTMVHEAMILEYSGRHLALIEWAHQTKLMIYMVLIANLFFPWGIAREFSLQAFLWSGLTITLKLATLGAVLAISETLLAKLRLFRAPDYLSFAFLLCLLGMLSHVIVEVG, encoded by the coding sequence ATGTTTGATGTCCTCACTTGGTTTATTGCAGGTTTACAAACCCTTTTGTTTATTGCGTTTGCTCCTTTATTATTAGGCTGGATTAAGGCAAATAAGTGTTTGTTACAAAACCGTAAACCACCTGTTTTATGGCAACCTTATCGTGATTTATATAAATTGTTTCGCAAAGAATCGATTGTTGCTGAACAAGCCTCATGGATATTTCGTGCCGCACCTTATATTGTGTTTGGAACGACGGTTTTAGCCGCAGGCGTTGTTCCCTTGTTGGCAACGGATTTACCTACAGCAGCACTGGCTGATGTTATTGTTCTAGTTGGTTTTTTTGCGCTGGCCCGTTTTTTTATGGCATTGGCCGCGATGGATATTGGCACCGCTTTTGGCGGCATGGGCGCGTCACGGGAAATGACATTATCTTCACTCACAGAACCTGCAATGCTGATGGCTGTCTTTACCTTAGCAATGACAGCTTCTACAACAAATATTTCTACAACCATAGATTTTATTCTGTCCGATGGGTTAGTGTTGCGTCCATCTTTCTTTTTTGTATTATTGGGTTTGATGATGGTCGCCATTGCAGAAACGGGGAGAATTCCAATTGATAATCCTGCAACACACTTGGAATTAACAATGGTGCATGAAGCCATGATTTTAGAATACAGTGGTCGACATTTAGCCTTGATTGAATGGGCGCATCAAACAAAACTAATGATTTATATGGTATTAATTGCTAACCTGTTTTTCCCTTGGGGAATTGCACGTGAATTTAGTTTGCAGGCATTTTTGTGGAGTGGATTAACCATCACCTTAAAACTTGCCACATTAGGTGCAGTACTCGCTATTTCTGAAACGTTATTGGCCAAATTACGCTTATTTCGCGCGCCTGATTATCTCAGTTTTGCCTTCCTCCTTTGTCTGCTTGGTATGTTAAGTCACGTTATTGTCGAAGTGGGCTAA
- a CDS encoding slr1659 superfamily regulator gives MEIKAKDYCIRYEVDSATIVFQGILMLGGSKEYEGVLHLLRAVADNTEQLTLDLRELKMLNSSGINTLTRFIIETRDKKTPRLCMLGYEDVTWHEMLFNNLQRLMPNLEGQLVPAVSS, from the coding sequence ATGGAAATTAAAGCAAAAGACTATTGCATTCGCTACGAGGTAGATAGCGCGACCATTGTATTTCAAGGTATTTTGATGCTGGGTGGCTCAAAAGAATATGAAGGCGTTTTGCATCTATTAAGGGCAGTTGCGGATAATACAGAACAGTTGACGTTAGATTTACGCGAGCTGAAAATGCTAAATAGCTCTGGTATTAATACGTTAACCCGTTTCATCATAGAAACCCGTGATAAAAAAACCCCGCGCTTATGTATGTTAGGTTATGAGGATGTGACGTGGCATGAAATGTTATTTAATAACTTACAACGCTTAATGCCTAATTTAGAGGGGCAACTTGTGCCTGCCGTTTCCAGTTGA
- a CDS encoding LamG-like jellyroll fold domain-containing protein, with amino-acid sequence MFYKAAVLSFLMLSNMVQAICPELDNLPRPDNNLVPKLAWGSDVDRNTLKQVACLNTTENFIGTSTATINSRVISSFNDIFEQFVVKGEANASYFVFTAKANASYEKVFRETQFSQSFVLEYDVSFGTADATLDSVNPLNATGLRYRNDACGFKRYCGNQYVCQTTKGANISVKMDFDFTSEYHKNEFKAGASLGIANLKICCKPFSGGFSAEVSKLSETTRKNGTLRIEAIQKGGNVEQLGRILGGTVFSCSLDNLAACTAALDGVANYVASDDFITGVRENPTVTDYKNCPYEYIPDVPSLPNEVTPEIEALRVKLSNTYKELLADRQNALNLLNLSLSTARQQQIKDLSVALEMEAESIRQIGELCWNDLSNCSQKAHQALLNLQAYDKNVLLPNPADGLVAYYPFNANALDESGKGNDGVMYGVTPIEDRFNNKNSAFSFDGSTSYIRVNSKPELSGFNDMSISVWIYKDSLKPISSNLENIESIVTKWFFNCPNSTNPINQDTYALALGSNNTIAGATNRYCNTDVPNTPTVLTTNKWVNTIFSHSSNGGGKLYINGKLVSYDSRGGSIVQSTNPLIIGADNKQGNLWRFFNGSIDDIRIYNRALTDAEIKQLYETTETKINQPPVAIFSSSNSNPSTVNVDASSSNDPDGTIQRYEWLSSDGQMKSGKTATFTFEKAGDYAITLTVTDDKGATSQSVKNIYIQGNNALASCTNSTITNCQASFSLETGQLCVPCVSVPTPLGSQIYAVELTQLNPLQLGFELNPLTLKPHNFKDSCLATYTGILNVPCTKVGTTTYNVDFTQRSNSLIFDVYDAR; translated from the coding sequence ATGTTTTACAAAGCAGCAGTATTAAGTTTCTTGATGCTTTCAAATATGGTGCAAGCAATTTGTCCAGAATTAGATAATTTGCCACGTCCTGATAACAACTTAGTGCCAAAATTGGCGTGGGGTTCGGATGTGGATCGTAATACATTAAAACAAGTTGCGTGTTTGAACACAACCGAGAATTTTATTGGAACAAGCACAGCAACTATTAATAGTCGGGTGATTTCTAGCTTTAATGATATTTTTGAGCAATTTGTCGTGAAAGGAGAAGCAAATGCTTCTTATTTTGTCTTCACCGCAAAAGCCAATGCGTCGTATGAAAAGGTGTTTAGAGAAACCCAATTTTCACAATCGTTTGTTTTAGAATACGACGTTTCTTTTGGTACAGCCGATGCGACTTTAGATTCAGTGAATCCTTTGAATGCAACAGGGTTAAGATACCGTAATGATGCTTGTGGTTTCAAACGTTATTGTGGAAACCAGTATGTTTGCCAAACAACTAAAGGAGCAAATATCTCAGTTAAAATGGATTTTGACTTTACTTCTGAATACCATAAGAACGAGTTCAAAGCGGGTGCATCGTTGGGGATTGCCAATTTGAAGATTTGTTGCAAACCGTTCTCGGGTGGTTTTAGTGCGGAAGTGAGCAAACTCTCTGAAACAACCCGTAAGAATGGAACATTACGCATTGAAGCCATTCAAAAGGGAGGAAATGTCGAGCAACTGGGTCGAATTTTAGGCGGAACGGTCTTTAGTTGTTCTTTAGATAATTTAGCGGCGTGCACAGCGGCGTTAGATGGTGTGGCGAATTATGTGGCGAGTGATGATTTCATTACAGGCGTTAGGGAAAACCCCACCGTTACTGATTATAAAAATTGTCCGTATGAATACATTCCTGATGTACCGAGTTTGCCAAATGAAGTCACGCCTGAAATAGAAGCCTTGCGTGTGAAATTATCTAACACATACAAAGAATTATTAGCTGATAGGCAAAACGCCTTAAATTTGTTGAATTTATCGTTATCAACGGCTCGACAACAGCAAATAAAAGATTTGTCTGTGGCATTAGAAATGGAGGCTGAAAGTATTCGTCAAATCGGTGAATTGTGTTGGAATGATTTGAGCAATTGTTCTCAAAAAGCTCATCAAGCACTCCTTAATTTACAGGCTTACGATAAAAACGTTTTGTTACCTAATCCCGCCGATGGGTTAGTCGCGTATTATCCATTTAATGCAAATGCGTTAGATGAAAGTGGAAAAGGGAATGATGGAGTAATGTATGGGGTAACACCAATTGAAGATAGATTTAATAATAAAAATTCTGCATTTTCATTTGATGGTTCTACAAGTTATATTCGAGTAAATAGCAAACCTGAGTTGAGTGGATTTAACGATATGAGTATATCTGTTTGGATATATAAAGATAGTCTTAAACCCATTTCTTCAAATTTAGAAAATATAGAAAGTATTGTAACAAAATGGTTTTTTAATTGTCCAAATAGCACTAATCCAATAAATCAAGACACTTATGCACTTGCTTTAGGTAGTAATAATACCATTGCTGGAGCAACGAATCGATATTGTAATACCGACGTTCCAAATACACCAACAGTATTAACAACAAATAAGTGGGTTAATACAATATTTAGTCATTCCTCAAATGGAGGAGGAAAATTATATATTAATGGAAAATTAGTTAGTTATGATTCTAGGGGAGGGAGTATTGTACAATCTACTAATCCACTAATTATTGGTGCAGATAATAAACAAGGTAATTTATGGAGATTTTTTAACGGTTCAATAGATGACATTCGCATTTACAATCGAGCATTAACCGATGCAGAAATAAAGCAACTTTACGAAACCACAGAAACTAAAATAAACCAACCGCCCGTTGCAATCTTTAGCAGTTCAAATTCAAACCCATCAACGGTGAATGTTGATGCGAGTTCTTCTAATGATCCAGATGGAACAATCCAACGTTATGAATGGCTAAGTTCAGATGGACAAATGAAGAGTGGAAAAACCGCGACTTTTACCTTTGAAAAAGCGGGCGATTATGCGATTACCTTAACCGTCACCGACGACAAAGGTGCAACTTCTCAATCCGTAAAAAACATTTATATTCAAGGAAATAACGCGCTAGCAAGTTGTACTAATTCAACCATCACAAATTGCCAAGCCAGTTTCTCACTTGAAACAGGTCAATTATGCGTTCCCTGCGTGAGCGTTCCAACCCCCTTAGGTTCTCAAATTTACGCGGTAGAATTGACACAATTAAACCCCTTACAATTAGGTTTTGAACTCAATCCGTTAACCTTGAAACCGCATAATTTCAAAGACAGTTGTTTAGCAACTTACACTGGCATATTAAATGTCCCGTGTACCAAAGTCGGAACAACCACTTACAACGTTGACTTCACCCAACGTTCAAATTCTTTAATCTTTGACGTGTACGACGCACGTTAA
- the rfbD gene encoding dTDP-4-dehydrorhamnose reductase produces the protein MSDTRRILLIAPEGQVGWELLRCAQSLGKVTTAKRVHENPQLCIDLANTDSIRRVVETVKPHIILNAAAYTAVDKAESEPELAEQINSTAPAVLAETAKRLNALFVHYSTDYVFDGTNKYPYKETDTTNPVSVYGATKLKGEQAIQAIGGHYFIFRTAWVYGMRGKNFLLTMQRLAGERDLLRVVDDQRGAPTWSRSIAEASTQILAQSLSPRLQLDLTELAGIYHMTCGGNTTWYRFAQAILAHAEKQPTLEPIPTSAYPTPAKRPTYSTLCNSKLAQTFGIRLPDWENALTLCLDAGK, from the coding sequence ATGTCAGACACTCGTCGGATTTTACTCATTGCACCAGAAGGACAAGTCGGTTGGGAATTATTACGTTGCGCCCAATCACTGGGCAAAGTCACAACAGCAAAACGTGTACACGAAAATCCCCAATTGTGCATAGACTTAGCCAATACGGATTCAATTCGTCGTGTTGTAGAAACGGTTAAACCCCACATCATTCTTAATGCTGCCGCCTACACGGCTGTTGATAAAGCGGAATCAGAACCAGAACTCGCCGAACAAATCAACAGCACGGCCCCCGCAGTATTAGCAGAAACGGCCAAACGTTTAAATGCCCTATTTGTACATTACTCTACAGACTACGTTTTTGATGGTACAAATAAATATCCTTATAAAGAAACAGATACCACCAATCCCGTCAGTGTTTACGGTGCAACCAAACTAAAAGGTGAACAAGCCATTCAAGCCATAGGCGGACACTATTTTATTTTTCGGACAGCATGGGTTTATGGAATGCGGGGCAAAAATTTTTTATTAACCATGCAACGCCTTGCTGGTGAAAGAGATTTACTGCGTGTTGTTGATGACCAACGTGGCGCGCCAACATGGAGCCGTTCTATTGCCGAAGCAAGCACCCAAATATTAGCCCAAAGCCTATCCCCTCGCTTACAACTAGATTTAACCGAATTAGCGGGTATTTATCACATGACATGTGGTGGAAATACAACATGGTACCGCTTCGCCCAAGCCATTTTAGCCCATGCAGAAAAACAACCCACGCTAGAACCCATACCGACCAGTGCCTACCCTACGCCCGCCAAACGTCCTACCTACTCAACCTTATGTAATTCCAAACTTGCACAAACGTTTGGCATTCGCTTACCCGATTGGGAAAACGCGCTAACCTTATGCTTAGATGCAGGGAAATAA
- the amrS gene encoding AmmeMemoRadiSam system radical SAM enzyme, translating into MNTMNIPSIVPTRYWHTLEDGRVQCDVCPRACKLKAGQQGLCFVRANKDHQIVLTTYGRSSGYCIDPIEKKPLNHFLPGTPILSFGTAGCNLACKFCQNWDITKSREVDTLADYASPTTIAQVAKQLGCSSVAFTYNDPVIFMEYAIDVAQACHAEGLKTVAVTAGYMNDEPRREFYRYIDAANIDLKAFSEDFYHKIVGGHLQPVLDTLCYLKHETQVWFEITNLLIPEENDSPAEIAAMCHWIVDNLGVDVPLHFTAFHPSWKMLDKPYTPSSTLTTARQIAKEAGIRHVYTGNVHDHTGGSTYCHHCGQELIGRDWFVLTAWGLTADGHCATCGTRCAGVFTDKMGKWGAKRVPVHLHDFTACKNAS; encoded by the coding sequence ATGAATACGATGAATATTCCAAGCATCGTTCCTACAAGATACTGGCATACGCTAGAAGATGGGCGCGTACAATGTGATGTGTGTCCACGCGCCTGTAAACTAAAAGCGGGACAACAAGGATTATGTTTTGTCAGAGCAAATAAAGACCATCAAATTGTCCTGACAACCTATGGACGCTCTAGCGGTTATTGCATAGACCCCATAGAAAAAAAACCGCTAAATCACTTTTTACCCGGTACGCCAATTTTATCTTTTGGGACAGCAGGTTGTAATCTTGCCTGCAAATTTTGCCAAAACTGGGATATTACCAAATCCAGAGAAGTTGACACCCTTGCAGATTATGCCTCTCCAACCACGATTGCCCAAGTTGCCAAACAACTGGGCTGTAGTAGTGTTGCGTTTACGTATAATGACCCCGTGATTTTTATGGAATATGCCATAGACGTGGCACAAGCGTGTCATGCAGAGGGTTTAAAAACGGTTGCTGTTACTGCGGGTTATATGAATGATGAACCTCGTCGCGAATTTTACCGTTACATTGACGCGGCCAATATAGACTTAAAAGCCTTTAGTGAAGATTTTTACCACAAAATTGTAGGCGGACATTTACAACCAGTACTTGATACCTTGTGCTATCTCAAACACGAAACCCAAGTATGGTTTGAAATAACCAATTTACTCATTCCTGAAGAAAATGATTCACCTGCCGAAATTGCCGCAATGTGCCATTGGATTGTGGATAATTTAGGGGTGGATGTTCCCTTACATTTCACTGCATTTCATCCTAGCTGGAAAATGTTAGATAAACCCTATACACCCAGTAGCACCCTAACCACTGCTAGACAAATTGCAAAAGAAGCGGGTATTCGCCACGTTTACACAGGTAACGTGCATGACCACACAGGCGGGAGTACTTACTGTCATCATTGCGGACAAGAATTAATTGGACGCGATTGGTTTGTCCTGACTGCATGGGGACTGACTGCAGATGGACACTGTGCGACTTGCGGAACACGCTGTGCGGGTGTATTCACAGACAAAATGGGTAAATGGGGTGCGAAACGAGTACCTGTTCACCTACACGATTTTACTGCCTGTAAAAATGCATCCTAG
- a CDS encoding aminotransferase class III-fold pyridoxal phosphate-dependent enzyme, translated as MKQEIPPTNKPITLDNHWMPFTPNRDFKANPRLMVKASGMYYWSQAGQPILDASAGLFCCAAGHCRPEIAAAISQQAQTLDYVPHFQSAHPTSFTLAEKLATILPSGLDRIFFTNSGSESIDTAIKIAIAYFQAKGQGTRQRFISRERAYHGVNIGGTALGGMTNNRRIYGGVGLAQVAHLRHTWLADNKFTLGQPEQGKELAEDLQRFVTLYGAENIAACVVEPIAGSTGTLVPPKGYLERLREICDQHSILLIFDEVITGFGRTGNAFGTDSFGVKPDMMTLAKALTNGAVPMGAVAVKREIHDTIINHAPAGAMEFFHGYTYSGHPLACAAAHAALDIYQQENLFERAGNLSAYFLTTVFNSLRDLPIITDIRGYGMMASFDLAPAESVGLRGAELQKRLFWAGMHLKTTGDAGIIAPALIAEKSHIDEICQRLRDVIQQF; from the coding sequence ATGAAACAAGAGATACCACCCACAAATAAACCTATCACCCTTGATAATCATTGGATGCCCTTTACGCCTAATCGGGATTTTAAAGCGAACCCGCGTTTAATGGTTAAAGCCTCGGGAATGTATTATTGGAGTCAAGCAGGACAACCGATTTTAGATGCTTCTGCGGGCTTGTTTTGTTGTGCTGCGGGGCATTGTCGTCCAGAGATTGCTGCGGCAATTAGCCAACAGGCGCAAACCCTAGATTATGTGCCACATTTTCAGTCAGCACACCCCACATCGTTTACGCTAGCGGAAAAGTTAGCCACGATTTTACCCAGTGGATTGGATAGAATTTTTTTTACTAATTCGGGGTCAGAATCTATAGATACCGCGATTAAAATAGCCATCGCCTATTTTCAGGCTAAAGGACAAGGCACACGTCAACGGTTTATTAGTCGGGAACGGGCTTATCATGGCGTGAATATTGGGGGAACCGCATTAGGTGGAATGACAAACAATCGGCGAATTTATGGCGGGGTTGGTTTAGCACAAGTTGCCCACTTACGACATACTTGGTTAGCCGACAATAAATTTACGCTAGGACAACCCGAACAGGGCAAAGAACTGGCTGAAGACTTGCAACGCTTTGTAACGTTATACGGTGCAGAAAATATTGCCGCTTGCGTGGTTGAACCGATTGCAGGTTCTACAGGCACATTAGTGCCACCCAAAGGATATTTGGAACGGTTGCGCGAAATTTGCGACCAACACAGCATTTTATTAATTTTTGATGAAGTGATTACAGGATTTGGACGCACAGGCAACGCTTTTGGCACGGATAGCTTTGGGGTAAAACCCGATATGATGACCTTAGCTAAAGCCCTGACAAATGGCGCAGTGCCAATGGGGGCGGTTGCGGTGAAGCGAGAGATTCACGACACGATTATTAATCATGCGCCTGCAGGGGCAATGGAGTTTTTTCATGGCTACACCTATTCAGGACATCCCTTAGCCTGTGCTGCTGCTCATGCAGCCCTAGATATTTATCAACAAGAAAATTTATTTGAACGGGCGGGCAATCTATCAGCCTATTTTTTAACAACTGTCTTTAATAGTTTGCGAGACTTACCCATTATTACGGATATTCGCGGGTATGGCATGATGGCGAGTTTTGACCTTGCACCTGCGGAAAGTGTGGGTCTGCGTGGAGCAGAATTACAAAAACGCCTATTTTGGGCAGGTATGCACCTCAAAACTACAGGTGATGCGGGTATTATCGCCCCTGCTTTAATTGCGGAAAAATCGCATATTGATGAAATATGTCAACGACTACGCGACGTTATTCAACAGTTTTAA
- the gshB gene encoding glutathione synthase has protein sequence MSAFNLGIVMDPIASIKTYKDSSFAMLLAAQQRGWTLWYMEMQDLWLRDGIAYATMRRVQVRDNKTDWFSLETAETRPLHSLSAILMRKDPPFDLEYIVATYILEQAEQRGTLIVNRPQGLRDANEKAYTAWFPHCCPPTLMTRSAAKIREFLQEHGEIILKPLDGMGGMSIFRVAQGDMNLSVIIETLTARESRYCMVQRFIPEITQGDKRILLINGEPVPYALARIPAQGESRGNLAAGATGVAQPLTARDRWICQQVGSTLREKGFLFVGLDVIGDYLTEINVTSPTGIRELNNAYGLDIAGQLMDAIMTQLG, from the coding sequence ATGTCCGCATTCAATCTTGGCATTGTGATGGACCCGATTGCCAGTATTAAAACGTATAAAGACAGTAGTTTTGCCATGTTACTCGCTGCCCAACAACGGGGTTGGACACTTTGGTACATGGAAATGCAGGATTTATGGTTACGTGATGGTATTGCTTACGCAACCATGCGTCGTGTGCAAGTCCGCGACAATAAAACCGATTGGTTCAGCTTAGAAACGGCTGAAACCCGCCCGTTGCACAGCTTATCTGCAATCTTAATGCGAAAAGACCCGCCATTTGATTTGGAATATATCGTTGCAACGTACATTTTAGAACAAGCAGAACAACGTGGTACGCTAATTGTCAATCGTCCACAAGGGCTGCGCGATGCGAATGAGAAGGCTTATACCGCATGGTTTCCACACTGTTGTCCACCCACTTTAATGACACGCAGTGCAGCGAAAATTCGCGAGTTTTTGCAAGAACATGGCGAAATTATTTTAAAACCGTTAGATGGTATGGGGGGAATGTCTATTTTTCGGGTTGCACAAGGTGATATGAATTTATCGGTCATTATTGAGACATTAACCGCGCGTGAAAGCCGTTATTGCATGGTGCAACGATTTATCCCTGAGATTACACAAGGAGATAAACGCATTTTATTAATTAATGGTGAACCCGTGCCGTATGCCCTAGCACGCATTCCTGCACAAGGGGAAAGCCGTGGTAATTTAGCCGCAGGCGCAACAGGGGTTGCACAACCGCTAACCGCACGCGACCGTTGGATTTGTCAGCAAGTAGGTTCAACACTACGAGAAAAAGGGTTTTTATTTGTGGGGTTAGATGTTATTGGCGATTATTTAACCGAGATTAATGTGACAAGTCCGACAGGGATACGTGAATTAAATAATGCCTATGGATTAGATATAGCAGGGCAGCTAATGGACGCAATAATGACACAGCTTGGATAG
- a CDS encoding TetR/AcrR family transcriptional regulator: MDDKRCLILDATRQLIVNHGLHGTSMNMIVKASGVPMGTIYRYFKDKETLINELHRELIGHIAKVICKGLNETESLRQQLEQLINNIIDCNEVYPDRFLTKAILDMVPRPEDEEKALLEKIFQPVLSFALRGIEQGVFKPLPVDVLLSLGLGPVEWHFHVHKRNLHGLTPKQRALFIQACWDAMTLEDKR; this comes from the coding sequence ATGGATGATAAACGCTGTTTAATTTTAGATGCTACCCGTCAATTGATTGTTAATCATGGGTTACATGGGACTAGCATGAATATGATAGTAAAAGCCTCTGGTGTACCCATGGGAACAATTTATCGTTACTTTAAAGATAAAGAGACGTTAATTAATGAATTGCACCGAGAATTAATTGGTCATATCGCTAAAGTGATTTGTAAAGGGCTAAATGAGACGGAATCGCTCCGTCAACAATTAGAGCAGTTAATTAATAACATTATTGATTGTAATGAAGTTTATCCCGACCGTTTTTTGACTAAAGCCATCTTAGACATGGTGCCTAGACCTGAAGATGAGGAAAAAGCCCTACTTGAGAAAATTTTTCAGCCCGTTTTGAGCTTTGCATTACGCGGTATCGAACAAGGTGTATTTAAGCCTTTGCCTGTAGATGTGTTATTGAGTTTAGGATTAGGTCCTGTTGAGTGGCATTTTCATGTACATAAACGTAATTTGCACGGATTAACCCCAAAACAACGCGCCCTGTTTATTCAAGCCTGTTGGGACGCAATGACTTTAGAAGATAAACGTTAA
- a CDS encoding efflux RND transporter periplasmic adaptor subunit, with amino-acid sequence MIRWFFAVIILSILLFGSIFGFNTFKNQKIAEFMANMPEPELPVEVLEVSSQTWQPAIQSIGYIEPYEGVNVTTSVAGMVKEIHFESGDKVKKGQLLVSLDSSVERANLNAAEARLSAAKNTWSRNQKVYERKLISSEAVEEVESAYKVAVAEVASLQATIERLEVKAPFSGQMGIRQVQLGQYLQPGNVIANLESNDEMRVRFIIPQKYLPEIRLNMLIELRTDVYPEQAFSGTLNAIEPSVDKESGIIQLQAKLPNPEQKLRSGMYATITIWQTTQANSIVVPQQAINFTLYGEMVYVVTKKQEADNKTVLRVNQKEVTVGERRGDDAVILTGLQTGDLLVTSGQVRLDNGAKVKIVTNDFVKKNQPIPVE; translated from the coding sequence ATGATACGTTGGTTTTTTGCGGTAATTATTTTATCAATTTTACTATTTGGTTCAATTTTTGGTTTCAATACGTTTAAGAATCAAAAAATTGCCGAATTTATGGCGAACATGCCCGAACCCGAATTGCCCGTTGAAGTGTTAGAAGTGAGTTCTCAAACATGGCAACCTGCTATTCAATCCATTGGTTATATAGAACCTTATGAAGGGGTTAATGTTACCACCTCAGTCGCAGGAATGGTTAAAGAAATCCATTTTGAATCAGGGGATAAGGTAAAAAAAGGTCAATTACTGGTTTCACTGGATTCTAGCGTTGAACGGGCAAATTTAAACGCGGCAGAAGCACGCTTGTCCGCTGCTAAAAATACATGGTCACGAAATCAGAAAGTTTATGAACGCAAATTGATTTCCTCTGAAGCGGTGGAAGAAGTTGAATCTGCTTATAAAGTTGCCGTGGCTGAGGTTGCCAGTTTACAAGCGACCATTGAACGCTTAGAAGTTAAAGCACCCTTTTCAGGACAAATGGGCATTCGCCAAGTGCAATTAGGGCAATATTTACAACCGGGAAATGTTATCGCCAATTTAGAAAGCAATGATGAAATGCGGGTGCGGTTTATTATTCCACAAAAATATCTACCAGAAATCCGCCTTAATATGCTGATTGAATTACGCACCGATGTTTATCCAGAACAAGCTTTTAGTGGCACATTAAACGCCATTGAACCCTCTGTAGATAAAGAAAGCGGCATCATTCAATTACAAGCTAAACTCCCCAATCCTGAGCAAAAATTACGCAGTGGGATGTATGCCACCATTACCATTTGGCAAACAACACAAGCGAATAGCATCGTTGTCCCCCAGCAAGCAATTAATTTTACCTTATATGGCGAAATGGTCTATGTGGTGACTAAAAAACAAGAAGCGGACAATAAAACCGTTTTACGTGTTAATCAGAAAGAGGTGACTGTCGGAGAACGGCGCGGTGACGATGCCGTGATTTTAACAGGGTTACAAACGGGGGATTTACTCGTTACCTCTGGACAAGTGCGTTTGGATAATGGCGCAAAGGTTAAAATCGTAACCAATGATTTTGTTAAAAAAAATCAGCCTATTCCTGTTGAGTGA